A single region of the Brachypodium distachyon strain Bd21 chromosome 3, Brachypodium_distachyon_v3.0, whole genome shotgun sequence genome encodes:
- the LOC100833095 gene encoding methionine aminopeptidase 1D, chloroplastic/mitochondrial has product MVSTSSPRLLSSLLGDRLGALSARPLLRIGAPGHRRGTSCQATRTLSNLVDALFNRRSRDDSLENNRRRLQPGKVSPRLTVPKHIQRPPYVDSCQRPGMNNGPEIHDEKGIECMRASGKLAAQVLKFAGTLVNPGITTDEIDKAVHQMIIDNGAYPSPLGYCGFPKSVCTSVNECICHGIPDSRPLEDGDIINIDVTVYLNGYHGDTSATFLCGDVDDEAKKLVQVTRESLDKAISICAPGVEINRIGRTIQDHADKFKFGVVQQFVGHGVGKVFHAEPAVLHFRNNERGRMMLNQTFTIEPMLTVGSTNSTIWSDDWTAVTEDGSLSAQFEHTLLITEDGVEILTQC; this is encoded by the exons ATGGTGAGCACGTCgtcgccgcgcctcctctcctccctcctcggcGACCGCCTCGGCGCCCTCTCCGCCAGGCCGCTCCTCCGCATCGGCGCGCCAG GGCACAGGCGGGGGACGTCGTGCCAGGCCACGAGAACGCTCTCCAACCTGGTGGATGCCCTCTTCAATAGGAG AAGTCGGGACGACTCACTGGAAAATAACCGTAGACGCCTACAACCTGGGAAAGTGTCTCCTCGTCTAACCGTTCCCAAGCATATACAGCGGCCTCCATATGTCGATTCCTGTCAAAGACCTGGAATGAACAATGGACCTGAAATACATGATGAAAAAGGGATTGAATGCATGAGAGCTTCTGGAAAGCTCGCTGCACAAGTTTTGAAGTTTGCCGGGACACTTGTAAAC CCAGGCATAACAACTGATGAGATTGATAAAGCGGTGCACCAAATGATAATAGATAATGGAGCATACCCTTCACCTCTAGGTTATTGTGGATTTCCAAAGAGTGTCTGCACTTCAGTGAATGAATGCATCTGTCATGGGATACCAGATTCTCGTCCACTTGAG GATGGAGATATCATCAACATTGATGTTACTGTCTATCTCAAT ggTTACCACGGTGATACATCCGCTACATTTCTCTGTGGTGATGTTGATGATGAAGCAAAGAAACTAGTTCAG GTAACAAGAGAATCTCTTGACAAGGCTATATCAATCTGTGCTCCTGGGGTGGAGATCAACCGCATTGGTAGAACTATACA GGACCATGCAGATAAATTCAAGTTTGGTGTAGTTCAACAATTTGTTGGCCATGGGGTGGGAAAAGTGTTCCATGCTGAACCTGCGGTGCTTCATTTCC GAAACAATGAAAGGGGCCGCATGATGTTGAACCAAACATTCACCATAG AGCCGATGCTAACTGTGGGGAGCACAAACTCCACCATATGGTCCGACGACTGGACGGCGGTGACGGAAGACGGGAGCTTGTCAGCACAGTTTGAGCACACATTGCTGATTACGGAAGATGGCGTGGAAATACTGACACAGTGTTAA
- the LOC100838297 gene encoding uncharacterized protein LOC100838297 isoform X2, which yields MARGIARAASFGGRATAGWFSYRRVTVAVCLGNLVAALLVLRSLTSSAPAPKRVEVVQYTEEQIRRVEESIRIRREAEPIELVQAVKKLRKVFAREEKRRKKLPLELKQKVSYEIVWQLHELGDNSSVIQQRVLESWRVETLKDIKSASTQNSSNLGFSNEEARILKRALEFNWHMLLEDIGLWIPLEISHTEHDDKPDNEPEEEEIIAGPPLDPQCNAELHADYGGAAVKWGLTHHKESAADCCQACLDQAKNAKPGEMKCNIWVYCPSEFGCYSPDKYEHKHQECWLKQADQPKLNFKDRYSESYRDSHPRAPVVVPWMSGVTSA from the exons atGGCGAGGGGAATAGCGCGCGCGGCGTCGTTCGGCGGCCGCGCGACCGCCGGGTGGTTCTCGTACCGCCGCGTCACCGTGGCCGTCTGCCTCGGCAACCTCGTCGCCGCGCTGCTCGTGCtccgctccctcacctcctccgcccccgcgcccAAAC GTGTTGAAGTGGTGCAGTATACCGAGGAGCAGATTAGGAGGGTGGAGGAGTCGATCCGGATTCGCCGCGAGGCTGAGCCCATCGAGCTCGTCCAGGCG gtgaagaagctgcggAAGGTTTTCGCACGGGAGGAGAAAAGGCGGAAGAagctgccgctggagctgAAGCAGAAGGTGTCATATGAGATTGTGTGGCAACTGCACGAATTAGGGGATAACAGCAGTGTCATCCAGCAACGAG TTCTGGAATCATGGCGTGTCGAGACGCTAAAAGATATCAAGAGTGCATCTACTCagaattcatcaaatttgggCTTCTCCAATGAGGAAGCAC GAATATTAAAGCGAGCCCTGGAGTTCAACTGGCATATGCTATTGGAGGACATTGGTCTTTGGATACCACTAGAAATCTCACACACCGAACATGATGATAAACCTGACAATGAACCAGAAG AAGAGGAGATAATAGCAGGTCCACCTTTGGATCCACAATGTAACGCTGAGCTACATGCTGATTATGGTGGTGCTGCCGTGAAATGGGGCTTAACTCACCACAAAGAATCTGCTGCTGATTGTTGTCAAGCATGTCTAGACCAGGCTAAGAATGCCAAGCCAGGTGAAATGAAGTGCAATATATGGGTTTATTGCCCATCAGAGTTTGGTTGCTATTCACCGGATAAATATGAGCATAAACATCAGGAGTGTTGGTTGAAACAG GCTGACCAGCCTAAACTGAACTTTAAAGACAGGTATTCCGAGTCTTACAGAGATTCTCATCCCAGAGCCCCTGTTGTTGTGCCCTGGATGTCAGGTGTCACCAGCGCGTGA
- the LOC100838297 gene encoding uncharacterized protein LOC100838297 isoform X1, with product MARGIARAASFGGRATAGWFSYRRVTVAVCLGNLVAALLVLRSLTSSAPAPKRVEVVQYTEEQIRRVEESIRIRREAEPIELVQAVKKLRKVFAREEKRRKKLPLELKQKVSYEIVWQLHELGDNSSVIQQREVLESWRVETLKDIKSASTQNSSNLGFSNEEARILKRALEFNWHMLLEDIGLWIPLEISHTEHDDKPDNEPEEEEIIAGPPLDPQCNAELHADYGGAAVKWGLTHHKESAADCCQACLDQAKNAKPGEMKCNIWVYCPSEFGCYSPDKYEHKHQECWLKQADQPKLNFKDRYSESYRDSHPRAPVVVPWMSGVTSA from the exons atGGCGAGGGGAATAGCGCGCGCGGCGTCGTTCGGCGGCCGCGCGACCGCCGGGTGGTTCTCGTACCGCCGCGTCACCGTGGCCGTCTGCCTCGGCAACCTCGTCGCCGCGCTGCTCGTGCtccgctccctcacctcctccgcccccgcgcccAAAC GTGTTGAAGTGGTGCAGTATACCGAGGAGCAGATTAGGAGGGTGGAGGAGTCGATCCGGATTCGCCGCGAGGCTGAGCCCATCGAGCTCGTCCAGGCG gtgaagaagctgcggAAGGTTTTCGCACGGGAGGAGAAAAGGCGGAAGAagctgccgctggagctgAAGCAGAAGGTGTCATATGAGATTGTGTGGCAACTGCACGAATTAGGGGATAACAGCAGTGTCATCCAGCAACGAG AAGTTCTGGAATCATGGCGTGTCGAGACGCTAAAAGATATCAAGAGTGCATCTACTCagaattcatcaaatttgggCTTCTCCAATGAGGAAGCAC GAATATTAAAGCGAGCCCTGGAGTTCAACTGGCATATGCTATTGGAGGACATTGGTCTTTGGATACCACTAGAAATCTCACACACCGAACATGATGATAAACCTGACAATGAACCAGAAG AAGAGGAGATAATAGCAGGTCCACCTTTGGATCCACAATGTAACGCTGAGCTACATGCTGATTATGGTGGTGCTGCCGTGAAATGGGGCTTAACTCACCACAAAGAATCTGCTGCTGATTGTTGTCAAGCATGTCTAGACCAGGCTAAGAATGCCAAGCCAGGTGAAATGAAGTGCAATATATGGGTTTATTGCCCATCAGAGTTTGGTTGCTATTCACCGGATAAATATGAGCATAAACATCAGGAGTGTTGGTTGAAACAG GCTGACCAGCCTAAACTGAACTTTAAAGACAGGTATTCCGAGTCTTACAGAGATTCTCATCCCAGAGCCCCTGTTGTTGTGCCCTGGATGTCAGGTGTCACCAGCGCGTGA
- the LOC100833409 gene encoding uncharacterized protein LOC100833409, with protein sequence MSGGSGGERRGWSPMDAIRSFPSTPESLMSQIDAAIASTEYARACALLDPASSRPQPPATGSSNGGEASAARASPSPDPAAAPCHDARVADEAYRAACAALGAGRPDAAVRSLRAALASCPPEKAAAVAKVRSMLAIASAQLHRQQHQAQQLNSRR encoded by the coding sequence ATGtcgggcggaagcggcggcgagcggcgaggCTGGAGCCCCATGGACGCGATCCGCAGCTTCCCTTCGACGCCCGAGTCCCTCATGTCCCAGATCGacgccgccatcgcctccaCCGAGTACGCCCGCGCATGCGCCCTCCTCGACCCCGCCTCCTCGCGGCCTCAGCCTCCGGCCACCGGCAGCAGCAACGGCGGGGAGGCTTCTGCCGCGCgggcttctccttctcctgatCCCGCTGCCGCCCCTTGCCACGACGCGAGGGTCGCGGACGAGGCGTACCGGGCGGCCTGCGCGGCGCTAGGGGCCGGGAGGCCGGACGCGGCCGTGCGGTCGCTGCGGGCGGCGCTGGCGAGCTGCCCGCCGGAGAAGGCCGCGGCCGTCGCCAAGGTGAGGTCGATGCTGGCCATCGCGTCCGCGCAGCTTCACAGGCAGCAGCACCAGGCCCAGCAGCTCAACAGCAGGAGATGA
- the LOC100836872 gene encoding presequence protease 1, chloroplastic/mitochondrial: protein MERVALLRTSGRRILQRCGRPRPLVPAASSGPRRRSISSSSSFSSRGSPSLPSRSRLLAAAAPLHCAGRYWPPYAPGLARRLSVPAVSTSPSPVPHDTDDVHEYAAKLGFEKVSEQVIDECKSTAVLYKHKKTGAEVMSVANDDENKVFGIVFRTPPKNSTGIPHILEHSVLCGSRKYPLKEPFVELLKGSLHTFLNAFTYPDRTCYPVASTNTKDFYNLVDVYLDAVFFPKCVEDFQTFQQEGWHYELNNPEEEISYKGVVFNEMKGVYSQPDNIMGRVSQQALSPDNTYGVDSGGDPNEIPKLTFEEFKNFHSQFYHPSNARIWFYGDDDTKERLRILSEYLDLFEASPAPNESKIMPQRLFKEPVRIAEKYPAGQEGDLKKKYMVCTNWLLSEEPLDVETELALGFLDHLLLGTPASPLKRILLESGLGEAIVGGGVEDELLQPQFSIGLKGVSEDNIEKVEELVMQILKNLAEEGFASEAVEASMNTIEFSLRENNTGSFPRGLSLMLRSMGKWIYDMDPFEPLKYEQPLQQLKARIAEEGSKAVFSPLIEKYILKNAHRVTVEMQPDPEKASRDEAAEKEILKQVKSSMTQEDLAELARATKELKDKQETPDPPEALKAVPSLSLQDIPKKPIHVPIEVGEINGVKVLQHDLFTNDVVYSEVLFDMSSMKKEHLQLLPLFCQSLLEMGTKDMDFVQLNQLIGRKTGGISVYPLTSSIKGKEDPLTRIVVRGKAMSTRVEDLFHLMNCLLQDVQFTEQQRFKQFVSQSKARMENRLRGSGHGIAAARMDAKLNAAGWIGEQMGGVSYLEYLRDLETKIDQEWDKISAALEEMRKSLFSKEGCLINITSDSKNLEKSGQHIAKFLDSLPSAPSLETEPWLSRLPSTNEAICIPTQVNYVGKAGNLYQSGYQLNGSAYVISKHISNTWLWDRVRVSGGAYGGFCDFDTHSGVFSYLSYRDPNLLKTLEVYDGTSKFLKELEIDNDALTKAIIGTIGDVDSYQLPDAKGYSSLMRYLLGITEEERQQRREEILATSVKDFKEFADAVGTVNDNGVVVAVASPDDVEAANKEKAIFSDIKNCL, encoded by the exons ATGGAGCGGGTGGCGCTGCTCCgcacctccggccgccgcatACTGCAGCGCTGCGGCAGGCCCAGGCCTCTCGTCCCCGCCGCTTCGTCCGGCCCGCGCCGACGGTctatctcctcctcctcctcgttctCCTCGCGCGGCAGCCCTTCTCTGCCCAGCCGCTCGCGCCTcctggccgcggccgcgcctcTGCACTGCGCCGGGCGGTACTGGCCGCCCTACGCGCCCGGCCTAGCGAGGCGCCTGTCCGTCCCCGCCGTCTCCACCTCGCCCTCCCCCGTACCACATG ATACAGATGATGTCCATGAGTATGCAGCAAAGCTGGGCTTTGAAAAGGTCTCTGAACAGGTCATAGATGAGTGCAAATCAACTGCTGTTCTTTACAAGCACAAGAAGACAGGCGCAGAAGTGATGTCTGTGGCAAACGACGATGAGAATAAAGTGTTTGGCATTGTATTCCGTACCCCTCC GAAAAATTCGACTGGCATACCTCACATTCTTGAACACAGCGTTCTCTGTGGATCAAGAAAGTACCCTTTGAAGGAGCCATTTGTTGAGCTCTTAAAGGGTAGTTTGCACACTTTCCTGAATGCCTTCACCTATCCGGATCGGACATGTTATCCAGTTGCATCAACAAACACCAAG GATTTCTATAACTTGGTAGATGTATACCTTGATGCTGTATTTTTCCCTAAGTGTGTTGAGGATTTCCAAACATTTCAGCAGGAAGGTTGGCATTATGAGCTTAACAATCCTGAAGAAGAGATATCCTATAAAG GTGTTGTCTTTAATGAGATGAAAGGAGTTTACTCGCAACCTGATAACATAATGGGGCGTGTGTCTCAACAG GCACTTTCCCCTGATAACACATATGGTGTGGATAGTGGCGGGGACCCAAATGAAATCCCAAAGCTTACATTTGAAGAGTTCAAG AATTTCCACAGTCAGTTTTATCATCCAAGCAATGCTAGGATCTGGTTCTACGGCGATGATGACACTAAAGAGCGACTACGCATTCTAAGTG AGTACCTTGACCTATTTGAAGCCAGCCCTGCTCCTAATGAATCAAAGATTATGCCACAGAGACTTTTCAAAGAACCAGTGAGGATTGCTGAGAAGTATCCTGCTGGTCAAGAAGGTGatttaaaaaagaaatatatggTGTGCACTAATTGGCTCTTGTCAGAGGAGCCACTGGACGTGGAAACTGAGCTTGCACTTGGTTTCCTGGATCACCTGTTGCTGGGAACTCCTGCTTCACCACTTAAAAGAATTCTTCTTGAAAGTGGTTTAGGAGAGGCTATTGTGGGAGGTGGTGTTGAGGATGAGCTTCTTCAGCCACAATTCAGTATAGGTTTGAAAGGTGTGTCTGAGGATAACATTGAAAAAGTTGAAGAGCTGGTTATGCAAATTTTGAAGAATTTGGCAGAGGAAGGCTTTGCATCAGAAGCAGTGGAAGCATCCATGAACACAATCGAATTCTCTCTAAGGGAGAATAATACAGGATCATTCCCTCGAGGCTTGTCACTGATGCTTCGTTCGATG GGGAAATGGATATATGACATGGACCCTTTTGAGCCTCTGAAATATGAACAGCCGTTGCAGCAACTCAAAGCACGCATTGCAGAAGAGGGATCCAAAGCAGTATTCTCCCCGCTCATTGAGAAATACATTTTGAAAAATGCGCATCGTGTCACAGTTGAAATGCAG CCTGATCCAGAGAAAGCCTCACGTGATGAAGCTGCTGAGAAAGAAATTCTAAAACAAGTAAAATCTAGCATGACCCAGGAGGATCTTGCAGAATTGGCACGTGCTACAAAGGAGCTAAAGGACAAACAAGAAACTCCAGATCCTCCAGAAGCTCTCAAAGCTGTCCCTAGCCTGTCACTACAAGATATCCCTAAAAAGCCTATTCATGTACCGATAGAG GTGGGGGAGATCAACGGTGTCAAGGTTTTGCAACATGATCTCTTCACCAATGATGTTGTCTACTCCGAAGTTCTATTTGATATGAGTTCAATGAAGAAAGAGCATCTACAACTGTTGCCTTTGTTCTG TCAATCCTTACTGGAGATGGGCACAAAAGACATGGACTTCGTGCAGCTTAATCAGTTAATTGGAAGAAAAACTGGAGGCATATCAGTTTACCCATTGACATCTTCAATaaagggaaaagaagatcCCCTTACTCGCATCGTCGTTCGGGGAAAGGCAATGTCAACACGAGTAGAAGATTTGTTTCATCTG ATGAACTGCCTTCTTCAAGATGTTCAGTTCACAGAACAACAGAGGTTTAAGCAGTTTGTTTCCCAAAGTAAAGCAAGAATGGAG AATCGATTGAGGGGCAGTGGCCATGGTATAGCAGCGGCTAGAATGGATGCTAAGTTAAATGCAGCTGGATGGATTGGTGAGCAAATGGGTGGTGTTAG TTATCTTGAGTACTTGAGAGACCTGGAAACAAAGATTGATCAAGAATGGGACAAAATATCTGCTGCACTTGAGGAAATGAGGAAGTCTCTATTTTCTAAGGAAGGTTGCTTGATAAACATAACAAGCGACTCGAAAAATCTTGAAaaatctggtcagcatatTGCCAAATTTCTTGATTCACTACCAAGTGCTCCATCCCTGGAAACTGAGCCATGGCTCTCTCGACTGCCTTCCACTAATGAAGCCATTTGTATCCCTACACAG GTTAATTATGTTGGAAAAGCTGGAAACCTATACCAAAGTGGATACCAGCTCAATGGAAGTGCATATGTCATATCCAAGCACATAAGCAATACATGGTTATGGGACCGTGTTCGAGTTAGTGGTGGTGCATATGGAGGGTTTTGTGATTTTGACACTCATTCAG GAGTGTTCTCCTATTTGTCATACCGTGACCCGAACTTACTGAAAACACTAGAGGTCTATGATGGGACATCGAAGTTCCTCAAAGAACTAGAGATAGATAACGATGCTCTCACAAAAGCTATTATTGGTACCATAGGTGATGTTGATTCGTACCAGCTACCAGATGCTAAAGGTTACAGCAG TTTAATGCGATATTTGTTGGGCATCACTGAGGAGGAACGCCAGCAAAGGCGTGAAGAGATACTGGCAACAAG TGTGAAGGATTTCAAGGAGTTTGCTGATGCTGTTGGAACCGTCAATGACAATGGGGTTGTGGTCGCTGTTGCATCGCCTGACGATGTCGAAGCAGCAAATAAAGAAAAGGCGATATTTTCTGACATCAAGAATTGCTTATGA